Below is a genomic region from Zea mays cultivar B73 chromosome 9, Zm-B73-REFERENCE-NAM-5.0, whole genome shotgun sequence.
TTTCtgtcttaggggcaccggactgtccggtgcgccctctaaCTGTGGGGCCAGTCTGGCCCGAGGAATACCTACTCCCCCCGCAGAAACCCGCGAGCAACGAGTTCAGAATTGGATTTTtagccggcacaccggacaatgactgttcactgtccggtgttccatttgcccaacggctagctttcagaactagccgttgggagtgaccgttggtgcaccggtggtgcaccgttggcgcaccggactgtccggtgcgcccatgcgcaggaagggttgtaacggctagttggtgggtgagggctatttataccccctccacccaccatattgaatgtcttgctgcccacattaactcccgtacattgctagagcattgcaagcaccacaaagcataGTGAGGTGGTTAGAAAATCGTAATCCCgcattaggacctcattagtgcaagtgagagccatctagagcacacaccgcatgcattagccttctcttggtcaagtgaaagtctacggcttgttactcttggtgatcggcatcacataGACggattggtggcgttgggagaacGGTGATCACCTTGGAGGACTTGTTGGTGACCTGGCTCGAGATTGTAAGCGGTCTTTAGGGATCCACCGtgtcggagtggcaaaggatcatctcatagtgagcacttggtcctTGCGAGGAcccagggggagcgatacccttgcgcgggtgctccaacaaggactagggaagagtgccgactcttcgatacctcgggaaaattggaggagtcttctaaactttgctttacattccacatttaaattcaagcactttaccttgtgcatttgtttagcaagtagttgaagcattgtcttagtattgttgtatttctagaaatattctcttattgctagttgttgggtgaagttgggctcttgcttagggtttaattgttGTTCATTTTTAGAAAAGCTCAATTCACCCCCttcttgggcatcatgatcctttcaattagtatcggagccttgttgctcttagattagcttaaccgctagagtagcgatgtctggcggggatggacctcctcccattttttatggtgacgattttccatattggaaaattcatatgaaagctaatttagaggctatagacattgttgtctacaaagccgccacacaagggttccccgaaccaaGAGATCCCGCAAATCTTGTAGGAGAAGAGTTTAATTATgaaaaatggaatgctaaggccaaaaacactctttttagaggcctttgcagagATGTctttaatagagttagaaatcatagaaatgctcatgatttgtggatggatatttgtgctctacatgaagggacTGGAAGTGAGCGTGAGCAGAGATATCATATTGCAATGAgaaaattaaattcttttgagatgcttgcaaatgaaaatgcaaatgctatgtactcacgtcttaacattcttgtagaggaagtaaatggcttggggctcactcaaatttcacaaccggatgttgtgaggaagattctcagtgtccttccaattgacaaatatggacacattgtcacagtGCTACATCAGATGGATCTTTCCGTTGCTACTCCTACacaaatattgggaaagatcaatgctcatgaaatgtacatgcacataaatgacaaggatgagtcatcttccaagagaaaagatttggctctcaaagccaatcaagaaaagaaaggaaaagcTAACGTGCAAATTGAggaggaatcctcaagtgatgatgatcttgatgctaacattgctttgatggtgagaaagaccaccaaaatgttaaagaagctcaataGAGAAGGAGTCAAGTTtgactcaagaaagaagaagttcttttccaataAAAGAAAGCCCATCTCTGAAATGGACTGCTACAAtggtggagagcttggtcatcttgctcatcaatgcaacaagcccaagaagaacaagttcaagggcaagaaagatgatgacagtgatgacgagaaaaaggaaaagaaattcttcaagagaaaggatgggaagcacaaAAGGTTCCATaagaagaaaaatggaaaggcatacattgttggtgactggctcactgacattgagtcctcacgcgggtcttcttcaagtgaagaagaaaatgatgaaaaagttgtcgccatcgctggggacttctcttcaccaccaccatcaccctcatccacttctcacctatgcctcatggataaaggtgaacggaaggtacaaattgataatgatattattgatgatagtgatagtgatgatgaaattgCTTCACTTTCTTATGATGAATTAGCTAACTTGCTTAaggaatacactcaaatcattaggaagtcaaaggctaaatgtgataagttaaAAGATGAAAATGTATTTTTaactgccaaatatgacataattgtaaaagctagtgatgagatgaaagaagaaaacaaaactatgtcatccactatAAATGAGCTTAAATCcttcctaaaagatgctaaggataagtgtgacaaattaaataaagcaaatagggagttgaaagatagacttgtaaaaattaaggaagactatacaaagattaaaattgatcatgataatcttcttgttgcaaatgagcttttatcttgcaatacacatgaggctattaaccctgctattaagattgatgtagcaacctcatgtgatggttTGAGCCAAGATGATCAAACTAGTCTTCATGATGAActtactgaaaaagttgaagcctTGACATTAGACAACTAGAAATTGAAGAGatatttgactgatgcaactactagaggaatggTTGCCATAGAGAGCAATGACtttaacaatgagttggcagtggacaatgaaaggcttagaaatgaggtcaagaaacgtaagaatgaaaatgaacatcttgccaaaagtgtgcaaaagttcaacaaaggccaataacttcaaaatgaattgctcatgaaaactgtcatgaaaaacaacaatagtggtattggatataattctttttatgcaaaagaaagctacaaatcaatacaaggcaaaacagactcataagcctatcaaatgctttgagtgtggaaaagaagtacattttgcccacaactgcaaagccaaaccaccaactcctttcccaaagcactcaagaccatttgctttcaatgctcattatgtcctaagaaaagtagcaaatggaaaagtcaaagttacattcctaggtccaccaagcaagagtatacctagacaaatttgggttgcaaagtctttgattgagaaagtcactggtcctatgcaaaatagggccctcaaagttgaagcttgatttatttgttgatgtaggtgaactacaagaccggtgggtgtCATTGGGTTATTtacagtggatgcactcaacatatgactgataacccacggatgttcacctcacttgatgagaatgttgatggacaagataaaatcactTTTGGGGATAATTCATAGAGAATagttcaaggacttggcaaggtggctatttcaaatgatctttcaatttcaaatgttctcttggttgcacctttgagcttcaacttactatcagtgggtcaactttgtgatcttggccttcaatgcttattcactcctacagaggttgttgtgtcaaaaatggatgatgagtcaatggtgttcaaaggatttagatacaacaatctctacttagtggatttcacctctgaAGATGCAAACTTAAGAgcttgcctctttaccaaagcatcacttggatggctatggcatagaaggcttgcacatgttggaatgagcacactcaagaaagtactaaagaaagacatggttagaggactaaagatgttgtatttgaaaaggataagccttgtagtgcatgtcaagctggaaagcaagttgctaacacacatcctacaaaagcttttatgtcaacatcaaggccaataGAACtgcttcacatggatctatttggaccaacaacttatgcaagtgctggtggcaacctctactatctggttattgttgatgacttttctagATACACtttggtgttctttctccatgataagTCTGAAGTTATTCACAGGGGCGGATCCAGGATTTTTGGTCGATGGTGTCACCGAGAAACTAGAGTATATAAGGTTCTTGTTTCTAGCTAGTGTAACGACATATATTTTAATGGTACATTAAAATAAAAGGTTATAAGATACAAACCATTTAAATGCTCCATAGTAGTCCAAAACAGCCAATAGTCAATAGCTGAATAGCGTAGACATCAATATAAGCTGGTGTAAAAGACAAAGATGAAGTAACCTGAAAATAGAAATTTAATGTGTCATATATTGAAGTACTGATATGAAATAATTTGATAATTAACAATACTACTATTCTTTCAAATAAATCATAGATATTTACCTCTCATAAAAGCATTTTGCGGTTACGATTCTCCATCTTTTGGAATCGGTCTATTACAACATTGTCTGATATTGTGGCTAGATAGGCTGGCTCGACAAAGCAAACGATACAATCATTCATAAATGTATTTCCAATGCGATTTCGCAATATTGTCTTCACAAATTTCATTGCTGAGAAGCACCTCTCAACAGATGCAGTGGCAACAGGCAAAACAAGCACTAACTTTAATAGTCGATAGACCAAAGGAAAAGCAAGATGCTTATTTTTGTCCACCATCTCTTTAGCAAGCTCAGTAATAGTGTTTAGATTAGAAAATCTTTCATCTGCTTGTATATTATCAATGTAAATAGGAAGATCATGAGCAAGATCCTTCAACTCATCTGAACTAAAATCATCTGGATAGAGCTTAGCTAATTCCATTAAGCTCTCTACCTTAAAGTCACCAAAACAATTCTTGGGGCTAAGAGCAGCCATGTAAGTAAGCAAATTAGAATTTGTTTCACCAAAGCGATCATTGAACTCTATAAGTAGCAAGTCAAGAACCGAGTTTAAACAATCCCATCTATAGTGCTGATAATTAGTTCTGTTTGTCTTTGATCTTGGTTTATGGCGATCAATATATTGTTCCTCCATTTCAAGCTTAGGAATTCCATGCCCTTCACAGAAGGAATATATTCTCTCCAATAAACATTCCCAACCATCATCTCTGATTTGCTGAAATTTTTGCTTGGTTAATTTTACCTCAGACATGGCCTCCAATATATCCTGATCTTTCCTCTGCAAACAAAGTGACAAAGAATTTGCATGtcccaagatcatcaacatcaagtgCAAATGAAACACAAAATCAAAGTCCTTCAGATAATCTAGTAGCCCACGAGCTTGTCGTTTCTTCTTATCATTTGGGCCATCTTTTTCCACATATTCAAGAACTTCGACAACAGAAGGGAACAAGCTGTTAAGACTTTTAAGGGTCTTATAGTGAGAGCACCATCGTGTGTCTCCAGGTCTTTGAAGAGATTGTTCTTGGTTCAATCCTGTTCCAGTACTGATCTGTCCACTACCTATGGCTTTTTCTACTCTTTCTTGTTGACTTTGTCGTATCATGTCTTTTCTCTTGCAAGAAGCTCCAGCCACATTCAGTAGAAGAGATATCATGTCAAAAAAATCACTAATATCATCATTCTTTTTAGCTACTGCCACTATGACTAACTGAAGTTGATGGGCAAAGCAGTGAACATAATATGCTGAACCATTCTCTCTCATAATCAAAGCTCTCAATCCATTGAACTCACCTCTCATATTGCTTGCTCCATCATAACCTTGGCCTCtgacttgtttccaactcaatttatACTTGGAAAATAATGCATCAATATTAGACTTGAGACAAGAAGCTGTTGTCTCAGTAACATGAACAACACCAATAAGTCTTTCTTTGAGTACTCCATGTTTGTCAACATACCGCAAAACCACAGCCATTTGTTCCTTATCAGAAACATCAGCCGATTCATCAACCAACAAACAAAATACATCACCACCAATTTCTTCAATAATAGAACTCACTATGATCTGCAAATAACACATTATGGATTATTCTAAAATTCAAAAACTGCATAGAGAGTTGAAAGTTCACATGTAAAAAAGGAAAACCAATCTTACCTCTGAAAAGCAATTAGCGATATCCTTTTGAATACATGGAGCCACCATCTGATGATTGTCAGGAGCATTTTTTAGAACAACCCTCTTTATCTTTTCATTTTGCTCTGCCAAAAGCTTCACTAACTCAAGAAAGTTCCCCTTATTATCAGACTCTTCAGACTCATCATGGCCACGAAAAGCTAATCCTTGATGCAACAAGTACCTAACAACATTAATTGAAGTACTTAATCGAATAAAGTACTCCTCTTTTGCAATATCCTGTTGCTTCTTCAGTGCAAATTCGATGGATTGGTTTGGATTCAGCAAATTGTTACATCTTTTCACAGCTTCGTTATGATAGCTACCTATCCCACCCACATGAGTGTCAAGTCTTTTTTTATTGTTCCATCCAGAAAACCCTTTTGTCACAAATGCATCATTTCCAGCCTGACCTTCAATGCAATCTCTAAATAAGTAGCAATATAGGCAAAAGGCTTTATCCACTTTTTCACTATATTCTAGCCAATCATATTGTTCAAACCATTCTGGGTTAAAGCGTCGTGGCTTTTTTGCTATGATTGTTTGAGGATACTTGAAACCAGGTTGTGGTCTATGAGGACCTCTAACCAAATACCTTCTTCTTATCTCTTCCTGTAGCTTTAGGCCAGGATATTCTGTTATTCTCTTTCTATCAGCCGGATCATAAGCAAGTTCATCTAAATTGACATCTCTTGGTGACAGTATCAAAGAAGGACGAGTTTGAGCATTGATGGTTGATGCACCTTGATCTCTATGTGAAGTCCCTTCATCGCTCGCTGGCTGTGGTAATTTTCTCTTCAAGAACCGCTCCATCATATGGATTAATGGATACTACCTGTATATTATACGATACACAAGTTAAATTGTAAATAAATTAGAACGTACTTATATAATTGGTATAAACTGGGCAAGGAACCCTACCAATAAAACTACTAGAAACTGGGCAAGGACGCAAGGTGCCAGCGCCATCACCCATCACCATCAATCCATCATACTAATACTTTAATAAATTAATAGAAAAACAAAGAACACTCTTGCGGTCTTGCCTGCACGTCTTGGGTCTCTTGGGACTCCGGACTTGGGCGATTGGGCAAAGCTCGTAACCTGCTCTCGGCTAATCGACTTGGCAATGGCAGCTCCGCCCGACCGTCCCTGTTGAATGATGAATGCTGACTCTTTCTGCTTTCTGTCCGGCGGCCGTAGGCCGCTTGTGATGGAAGTTGGAAGACAAGAGGACGCGGCGGTGACCCTTCATCGAGAAGGAATATGAAAGCGCATGAGTGCAGGAGTAGGCTGCGGCGTCGAGTGTGCTGGGCCGTAAACTGTGTGGGTCGGCCAGCTGTTTGTTAGCTATTGGGCTTTTGGGATGATGTCCTTGTTTACAATGGGTTGCTGTCATCTACTATAAattttagatatatatatatatgcccaGCCAAACGTTATTGTTGTCCAGGGACAACACGCCTTCTACATGGATCCGCCCCTggttattcaagaagtttgcgaagaaggctcaaaatgaatttgattgcaaaatcaagaagattagaagtgacaacagaaaataatttgacaacaccaacatacatgaatattgtgatgagattgggatcaatCATGAAGTttcagcaacatatacacctcaacagaatggagttgttgaaaggaagaacaggaccttgatcactcttacaAGAACAattattgatgagtataacacaccgaagAGGTTTTGGGCTGGAGatattgtaacgccctgaatttgggggtagaattttttcttcttttctctcaccaaatttaggcgttactctttcctttttcccttttcttctcgctaagccttgatcttttctaaaacttatagcgagaattagctcgacatcttgtgtaaccaaaacatagaactatttttgtttgttgcatcattccggattatgcactcttttgtttgcggttgagtgaagtggagaattaggcatataagaaaatgtggaaattagaaaaagaaaagccttttctttttctctcttcccccccttctccccttttggcccagccgccccttccccttggcccaagcggcccagccgccccccccccgccctcccccgccgtgggccatcctggcggcccaagccgcgccccccctccccctttgggcccagccggcccaaccgccccctcccctttttttcttttttccaaaaatcccctccccgcgggccccgcccgtcatcccctctctctctctctccctctccctaaccctaaccgccgccgccctctccctgccctagcgccgccgccgcccctccccggcaccgccgccgcgccgtcctccccctccggtgaggcttctccccccctcctccctcctctcctccccctccctcctccttccctcccgtcgGTGCCCTCctccgcgccatgggcgcgctcgcccggccccggcgagctcggccgcccccggcgagctcggccccggccccggccccggccgcccccggctcggccgccccggctcgcccgccctcggccgccctgcGCCCAACCGCCCTCGGccgtcccgcgcccggccgcgcccggccgcccccggctcggccgcctcgccccgccctcgcctcggccgctccggcgagcccccgacCCTGGCCTCGCCCGCGCCAGGCCGCGCCGTCCCCGGCCTCGACTcgccagccccgcccgcgcccgccccgaTACTCGCCGGCCCTGTCCGCCGTCCCCagccgcgccgcccccgcccccggccgcgccgTCCCCGGTCGCGCCGCCTCCGTGCCCGgcccgcccgcctcccggcgagctcggccgcccgtcccgtgccccggctcggccgcccgcccccgcgcccggcctcgcccggccgtgtcctcgcccggccgcgtcctcgctcgcccgtgctcgcttgccctggcatgcttgcccgctcgccccgccgtgccttgctcgcgtcgtgacggccccggcgtggcctcgagcttggcccagcgtgcctatggctttgagctcggctagcgcacggccccgacgtgcgcacggctagttcgtggcgtgtgcgtgcggcctcgcgcgcgtgctcgcgtagtgcgcgtgccttggcacaacccgtcgtgtccccgtctacccccagacgccccgtctaccccccccccccccgtaccctatgcgcgctaatcccgttgttcatattaataagatacgagtctcaatttggaaattggttacgttagttaatttgtatagctaatcgtctaactcattcaatgttaatctactaaaagtggtcacgtttacattagtgcatgtagctaattcttttgttagaaccaattggaactagagcacgtgacgtctagttattcgtttacccgtagtgcacctcgagcataagccttaacccctgcgagaccttccctcgtttctttctaaccaaggtaaattcattatcgtatgtgatattctatgcatatttactttatttgttctcttgtatggtgtactgtttgtttcctaatttgaatggatggatgtatgtatgcttgc
It encodes:
- the LOC103640058 gene encoding zinc finger MYM-type protein 1-like — encoded protein: MERFLKRKLPQPANVNLDELAYDPADRKRITEYPGLKLQEEIRRRYLVRGPHRPQPGFKYPQTIIAKKPRRFNPEWFEQYDWLEYSEKVDKAFCLYCYLFRDCIEGQAGNDAFVTKGFSGWNNKKRLDTHVGGIGSYHNEAVKRCNNLLNPNQSIEFALKKQQDIAKEEYFIRLSTSINVVRYLLHQGLAFRGHDESEESDNKGNFLELVKLLAEQNEKIKRVVLKNAPDNHQMVAPCIQKDIANCFSEIIVSSIIEEIGGDVFCLLVDESADVSDKEQMAVVLRYVDKHGVLKERLIGVVHVTETTASCLKSNIDALFSKYKLSWKQVRGQGYDGASNMRGEFNGLRALIMRENGSAYYVHCFAHQLQLVIVAVAKKNDDISDFFDMISLLLNVAGASCKRKDMIRQSQQERVEKAIGSGQISTGTGLNQEQSLQRPGDTRWCSHYKTLKSLNSLFPSVVEVLEYVEKDGPNDKKKRQARGLLDYLKDFDFVFHLHLMLMILGHANSLSLCLQRKDQDILEAMSEVKLTKQKFQQIRDDGWECLLERIYSFCEGHGIPKLEMEEQYIDRHKPRSKTNRTNYQHYRWDCLNSVLDLLLIEFNDRFGETNSNLLTYMAALSPKNCFGDFKVESLMELAKLYPDDFSSDELKDLAHDLPIYIDNIQADERFSNLNTITELAKEMVDKNKHLAFPLVYRLLKLVLVLPVATASVERCFSAMKFVKTILRNRIGNTFMNDCIVCFVEPAYLATISDNVVIDRFQKMENRNRKMLL